The Pseudodesulfovibrio cashew genomic sequence GGGATGGATATATTATATGTGCGGCCGTGGCAAGAGCACGGGCTTTTCCCTCGGCCACGGCAGCACTCCCGAAGCAAGCCCGGCGGGTCCCTGGAGAAAGGAGCTCCGCCGGGCGTCGGGAGTGGAGCGAGGTAGTCAGGTCCCGTCTACCTGACCGGCACGTCCCACCTCCAGGCGCTGTTCGGTTTGGCGAATGACCGGTTGACGCCGAGCGGGTCGAAGTCCCCGCCATAAAATCGGTCGTGGAATTCCCTGGCCTCCTTGTCGATGTCGAATCGGGCCGCTTCCGGGTGCATGGCGTTGGCCGCATGCATTAGCCCCAGCACCCACTTCGGGCTGCCGAAATCGCTGCTGGGTATGGGTGAGGTGTGAATGCGCCTCTGGCGAACCGCTTCCACGTCGATTCCCTTGTCCTCGCACTCCTGGTGGAAGACGTCCGGCGAATTGGAGAGGAAGGAGGAGATGAAGATGACCTCCGGGTTGAGTCTGATCAGCGTTTCTCTGCCGATGCTCATGCCGGGCCGCCCCCCCAGTTCCAACTCCCTGTTCACGCTGATGCCGTTGCAGAGCTCCACCAGATGGTTCTCAAAGCGTTCGCCCTTGATGCAGAAGAGCGGCTTGCCCATGGCGTAATAGACTCTGGGGCTGTGCTTCTGTCCGGCGCAGAGCCGCCTGACGCGCTCCGTCTTCTCCTCCAGGTACGTTGCCAGCTCTTCCGCTGCCGTTTCTCTGCCCACCAGGGAGCCGAAGAAGCGGACCAGCTCTGCGTACTTGTCCGTCCGCTGGATGTCGTGATGGAGGTCTTGCATCTTGTGGTTGCAGAGCAGGTGTTCCCAGACGCTGACGGTCTCCGAGGCGTCCTCGGCCCCCATGGCGATGAGGATGGACTCCACGATTTCAAGGGCCCTGGTGAAGGGGTAACCGCCTTGGAAGTGCTTTTCCTTGAAGCCGGACATGGTGGGGAGACCTGTCATTCCGGCCTCATGGCCGCAGACGGGACAGTGGACGGGCGGTGCGCCGCCCACGTCCACTTTGAGCAGACGCGCGCCCATGGGGCCGTAGAAGTCCCTGCGGGCCAGCCGCTCGCCGCACTCTGTGCAGACCGTGTCCAGCATGTCCGTGCCGGGAGAGTTGAAGACATAGACGTGGTCAAGGAACTGGCGCAGGGTCACGCAGAGCTCCTCGGTATCCCTGATCAGCGGCTCCTGGTCCGGGTCCGCACCCTCCAGCGGGATGAAGCGCATAACCTGAAGGGGAATGCCGGGAGAAATGGTCCGGAGGATGGCCGCGAGTTCGAGCAGCTCACCGGCGTTGTCTCGTTTGTGAATACAGGCGACCTCCACGTGGACTCCCGCCTCGTGGAATAGTTTGATGTTCCGTAGGACGGGCGATACGCCCTTGAATCCGGCGCAGTCCTGATAGCCGCTGTCGGAGAGCCCCTTGACCCCGATGTTGATGCAGTCCAGCAAGGGGATGACGCGCTCCATGGCCTGCCTTGAAAAGTAGCCGTTGGAGGCGCAGCCGACCTTGAGTCCCTTGGCCTTGGCCTGCTTGGCCACGGCAATGAAGGTATCGAACGCCGCAAGAGGGTCGTTCATCAGGAAGGTGACGCCGTCGCAACCGTGTTGGATGGCCTTCTCCACCACCTGTTCCGGCGTGAGACGGTGCAGGGCTCTGGAGTCGGGGTTCATTTCCCGGACTATGACCGTGGAGATGCAGCCGGGGCAGTCGAAGTTGCATCCTACGGTGCTGAGCTGGAGAAACCTCGCGCCCGGGTGGAAGTGAAGCAGCGGCATGGTCTCTATCTTGATGGGGCAGGAGAGCAGGTAGCGGTCCGGGAAGCGCTCGACAACCGCTCCCCGGCTGTTCTCATAGCGTCCGCAGCGTCCTGTTCCGCCCTCGGGAATGAGGCATTCGTTTTCACAGACCGGACAGTGTGCCGATCTTTCCTGCGCGTCGAGCAACACTTACACATCCTCCGGTTTGCGGATTTCCACCCAGGTGCCGTAGCTGTCGTCCAGGATGGCGCTGTAAGTGATCCCGGCCTTGTGCAAGGCATCGGTGAGAGCCGTCCCCTTTTTCCAGCGGGTTCGTTCCTCTAGAACCTCGGGAGACCAGTTGGGGCGCATCTTTTCCACTTCTTCCACGGTTTGGTAGTGGCTGAACCCGCACCCGATGAGGGCTACGCCGCCTTTTGCAAGGACGCGCCATATTTCCCGGAACGCTGCTGCGGCGTCTTTCCAGAACGGGATGGAACCCCTGCTGACTACCAGATCGACGCTTGCGTCCGGCAGGGGCATGTCCTCCACTGCGGCTTCTATGAAACGGATTCGCCCGGTGTTGATGCCGTGAGGCGCCAGATTTCCCTTAGCCAGTTCGATCGCCTCGGGCTCGGGGTCCAGTGCGGCGATCTGGAGGTCGGTCAGTTTGGCCAGCTCAATGGCCATGGCCGCGCTTCCTGTGCCGATGTCGAGGCACGAGCCTGAGGTTACGCCGTATTCCTCGACTATCTCCCGCGCGAGCAGGGGGTACATGGAGGCGAAACGGTGGTTCTCGGTGTATCGGTAGAAGTCCTTGTTTTTTTCCTCGATGGCCATGGCGGTATTCCTTGTTGGTATTGCCTGGGTTGGGGTTGCCGGACAGGGGTGGGCCCGGATCATGCGGTGGCGACCGTGCGCTCGGGCCGGACGGGCGCCTCCGCCGGGAAAAGAGTGCCGCACACCCGGGAACGAAGATTCTCAGGTATGCAGATGCTGAAATTTTCGGCAAAGGGGACGACCCGGACCCGGGCTCCGTAGAGCGAGAACAGGTTTTCCCCGGTAATCACCTCGCCGGGTGCGCCGTCGGCGTGGATGACGCCGTCCTTGAGCATGATCACGTGGTCCGCCACCCAGAGGGCGTGCTCCGGGAAATGGGTGGACTTGATAAAGGTGTACCCCTCCGCACAGAGTTCGTGAAGCTGCTCGAGCAACTGGAGCTGGTTGCCGTAGTCCAGGCCGTTGAGCGGCTCGTCCAGAATGAAGATGCGCGCTCCCTGGGCCAGGGCACGGGCGATGAGGGTCAACTGGCGCTCACCGCCGCTGATCCGGGTGTACGGCTTGTCCTTGAGATGGAGGATGCCCATTTTTTCTAGCGCCTGGCAGGCGATATCCTCGTCATCGCGGGAAAACAGGGCGAAGAACGGCTTGTGGGGCATGCGTCCCATCTTGACCACCTCCTTGACCGGATAGGGGAAGGAGGGGGTGTGGACCTGCGGCACGTAGGCCACCATCCTGGCGAGCCGTTTCCTGTTCATTCGGGAGAGGGGAACGCCGTCCAGGAACACCTGCCCGGAACCGGGGGCGTTCAGCCCGAGCAGGATTTTGAGCAGAGTGGTCTTGCCGCACCCGTTGGGCCCGAGGATCGAGACGAGCTCTCCCTTGCCGATGGTGAAGGAGACGCTGTTCAGTACAGGGGCTTCCCCGTAGGCGAAGCGGATGTTCTCGGCGCGGATGAGCGGCATCAGTTCCATCCTTTTCTGGTGTTCTTAAGGACAAGTGAGAAAAAGGGTATGCCCACCAGTGAAGTGATGATGCCCAGGGGAATCTCCACGTCGAGCAGCATCCTGGCCACGTCGTCCACCACAACAAGGTAAATGGCTCCGATCAGGGCCGAGGCCGGAAGCAGGATAGCGTTGTTCGGCCCCACGAGCATTCTGCCGATGTGCGGGATGACGAGGCCGACCCAGCCGATCAGGCCGCCCACGGCAACAGTGAGCGCGCTGACCACCGTGGCCAGGAAGATGAGACAGAGGCGGATCAGACGTACGTTGACGCCCAGGGATTTTGCCTCTTCGTCCCCTAGGCTCAGGATGTTCAGGTGGCGGGACATGAGCAGGATGCAGGCTATGCCGATGAGCACCGGTGGGGCCGTCGCTGCGACCGTGTTCATGTCGGCGAGGGAGAGGCCGCCCATGAGCCAGTAGACGATGGCAGGGAGCTGGTCCGTGGGGTCAGCCGTGTACTTGACGATGGAAAGCAGCGAGGTGAACAGGGAACCACTGATGATGCCGCCGAGGATGAGCATCATCACCTTGTCGCCATCGTAGAAGCGGGCCAGGAGCAGGGCCAGCCCCACGGCGAGCACGCCCCCTGTGAAGCTCATTACCTGCACGCCCAGGGTGGAGTCTGCCACCAGCAGGCCCAGAGCTGCACCGAAGGAGGCGCCAGGCAGCACGCCGAGGATGCCCGGTGAGACCAGCGGGTTGACGAACATGGCCTGGTAGGCGGCTCCGGAGACCGACAGGGCGGCCCCGATGAGCGCGGCGGCGATCAGGCGCGGGGCGCGGATTTCGAACAGGACGCCGCTCAGCAACTGTTGCCGGGCGGCGTCCACCCCGTCCGTCGAAAATATATGGTGGCTGATCACCCGGCCTACTTCCTCATAAGAGATAGGATAGTTGCCCATGGTCATTGAAATGGCCATGCAGGCGGCCAGGACAATCCCCAGGCCAGCCAGCAGGGAGGCAGGACTGTTCCCCCGCAGGGTGGGAAGGATGCGCGCCGCCGTTCGTTTCATTTCGAGGCTCCCAGCAGCTGTTCCGCTTCACCCGTTGTTATTTCCTGCTGCAGGAAAATGGAGAAGAATTCCCGCGTCTCCTCGCGGAGGTCCCAGTCGAAGAGACCGGGATACAGGGTGTCGGCAACCCACTTCAGGCCCAGCACGCGCATGAAAGAGGGCGGGCGGTCGAACCAGTTGTACGGACATTTGGGCGTCAGGTAGACCCGCTTGTTTTTGACTGCGGGGAGGGTCTTCCAGCCCGGAGCCGAAAAGATCCTTTTGTAAAAGCCCGGCTGG encodes the following:
- a CDS encoding radical SAM protein: MLLDAQERSAHCPVCENECLIPEGGTGRCGRYENSRGAVVERFPDRYLLSCPIKIETMPLLHFHPGARFLQLSTVGCNFDCPGCISTVIVREMNPDSRALHRLTPEQVVEKAIQHGCDGVTFLMNDPLAAFDTFIAVAKQAKAKGLKVGCASNGYFSRQAMERVIPLLDCINIGVKGLSDSGYQDCAGFKGVSPVLRNIKLFHEAGVHVEVACIHKRDNAGELLELAAILRTISPGIPLQVMRFIPLEGADPDQEPLIRDTEELCVTLRQFLDHVYVFNSPGTDMLDTVCTECGERLARRDFYGPMGARLLKVDVGGAPPVHCPVCGHEAGMTGLPTMSGFKEKHFQGGYPFTRALEIVESILIAMGAEDASETVSVWEHLLCNHKMQDLHHDIQRTDKYAELVRFFGSLVGRETAAEELATYLEEKTERVRRLCAGQKHSPRVYYAMGKPLFCIKGERFENHLVELCNGISVNRELELGGRPGMSIGRETLIRLNPEVIFISSFLSNSPDVFHQECEDKGIDVEAVRQRRIHTSPIPSSDFGSPKWVLGLMHAANAMHPEAARFDIDKEAREFHDRFYGGDFDPLGVNRSFAKPNSAWRWDVPVR
- a CDS encoding ABC transporter ATP-binding protein translates to MPLIRAENIRFAYGEAPVLNSVSFTIGKGELVSILGPNGCGKTTLLKILLGLNAPGSGQVFLDGVPLSRMNRKRLARMVAYVPQVHTPSFPYPVKEVVKMGRMPHKPFFALFSRDDEDIACQALEKMGILHLKDKPYTRISGGERQLTLIARALAQGARIFILDEPLNGLDYGNQLQLLEQLHELCAEGYTFIKSTHFPEHALWVADHVIMLKDGVIHADGAPGEVITGENLFSLYGARVRVVPFAENFSICIPENLRSRVCGTLFPAEAPVRPERTVATA
- a CDS encoding class I SAM-dependent methyltransferase codes for the protein MAIEEKNKDFYRYTENHRFASMYPLLAREIVEEYGVTSGSCLDIGTGSAAMAIELAKLTDLQIAALDPEPEAIELAKGNLAPHGINTGRIRFIEAAVEDMPLPDASVDLVVSRGSIPFWKDAAAAFREIWRVLAKGGVALIGCGFSHYQTVEEVEKMRPNWSPEVLEERTRWKKGTALTDALHKAGITYSAILDDSYGTWVEIRKPEDV
- a CDS encoding FecCD family ABC transporter permease; translated protein: MKRTAARILPTLRGNSPASLLAGLGIVLAACMAISMTMGNYPISYEEVGRVISHHIFSTDGVDAARQQLLSGVLFEIRAPRLIAAALIGAALSVSGAAYQAMFVNPLVSPGILGVLPGASFGAALGLLVADSTLGVQVMSFTGGVLAVGLALLLARFYDGDKVMMLILGGIISGSLFTSLLSIVKYTADPTDQLPAIVYWLMGGLSLADMNTVAATAPPVLIGIACILLMSRHLNILSLGDEEAKSLGVNVRLIRLCLIFLATVVSALTVAVGGLIGWVGLVIPHIGRMLVGPNNAILLPASALIGAIYLVVVDDVARMLLDVEIPLGIITSLVGIPFFSLVLKNTRKGWN